In Chanodichthys erythropterus isolate Z2021 chromosome 18, ASM2448905v1, whole genome shotgun sequence, the following are encoded in one genomic region:
- the myct1b gene encoding myc target protein 1 homolog, with protein sequence MLLLTIMASNETNAIWEILKPIDFEELILAFCLSILMGLLIGILIFLLLTWMSRRRASVRITRHQNLSSECKGSRNQHCHLRHYKSHGFDKNTEFAGRAVLNLQRQTSVDPNELLGRSPSFQNSTFRPPPKKANKTSETEDDNQAALIPNITDPFSTEPAESFWLGKGSLRGFLPRQTPPPAYDSVIHIFQETCT encoded by the exons ATGCTTCTGCTAACTATTATGGCTTCAAATGAAACAAATGCGATTTGGGAAATACTTAAACCTATTGATTTTG AGGAGCTCATCCTGGCGTTCTGCTTGTCGATTTTGATGGGTCTGCTAATCGGGATCTTGATTTTCCTCCTCCTTACATGGATGTCAAGACGGAGAGCTTCGGTCAGGATCACCAGACATCAAAACCTGTCGTCAGAATGTAAAGGCTCACGAAATCAACACTGCCACCTCAGACACTACAAGAGTCACGGTTTTGACAAGAATACTGAATTTGCAGGAAGAGCGGTTTTAAACCTCCAAAGACAGACTTCTGTAGACCCCAATGAGCTGCTGGGCAGAAGCCCCAGCTTTCAGAACTCCACTTTTCGGCCACCACCAAAAAAGGCGAACAAGACTAGTGAAACAGAGGATGATAACCAAGCAGCACTGATTCCTAACATCACAGATCCGTTTAGTACGGAACCAGCAGAGTCTTTCTGGCTGGGGAAGGGCAGTCTAAGAGGATTTCTACCCAGACAGACTCCACCACCTGCATatgacagtgtcattcacatCTTTCAAGAGACCTGTACTTGA